In the Alistipes provencensis genome, CACCAGACGCCGCTACTACCAAACTTTGGAAGAAGCATCTTCGGGGGATAACTCGGCTTTTGTGGAGTTCATTGAAGAGGTGGTGATTCAAAGTCTGGAATACTATCTGCAAATCATCCGGGGATAAACCGGAGTTTTGAGCATGAAAAGGGAGGTGTGGAGCAATCCATGCCTCTTTATTTTTGTCCTCCCCTCAGGGGATAAATCCGATTTAACTTTAAATTCACGCTTATGAAAGATTTGTATATAACGCTTGTTGTCTGGGCTATAATCTGCCTTGTGGCTTACATCAGGGCAGACCCCCGCAAGCAAGAGTAAACATTTCTGAAAGTCAATGTTGATTTTCTGAAACTTTAAACCGAAATTTGTTACTGCAACAGCCCTGAAATTTAGGGTAAGTTATTGCATTATCCGAGTTAGTTTTCTACTTTTGTGGAACATACTAACTGACACGGAAAGTGTAAGTTTATTCCCATAAAGCGAATCTGGAAAATTCATTGATGGTGAGAATAAGCGGACTTATCCTTTCGTCGTATACTTATCACAAGTATATAGGCGTAGGGCTGTTGCTTGTTTTATCCATCGAGGTATTCCAGAACCTGCTTTAGTAAAATAGGCTTTCAGTCCTACGCTTTCTTTTTACTACTAACCATCTGTGGGGGACGGCAGATTTGTCGAATGATATATGCTGACCAAAGAAGAACTCCGAAATTTGATAGGAGCATTTCATCGAGCTGAATACAGAATAAACAATTCTTATGACTGGAATTTTTTGTGTAGTAAATCATTAACATTTTTTGAGTTTGAGGCACAAATGAAAGTTAGTGATATTAAGATAAAAGATAATCCAGACCAATGTAAGATTTCTCACATTATAGCCCAAGGACCCTCTAATAAATATATGGAGTTTGAAACTCAAAATGGGAAAATGCAGGGTCTTGTGAGTCCTAAGATTCAGAAATATGGGATTCTGGGGGCTGTACTTAATACTACACCTATGGTATCTTTAATACATACCAAAGGTATGCTACGATTAGAGCCGTCCTATGAGTATGAATGGATGCTTCATACTGCTGACGAACTAATACAATCTAAAAATAAACTTGGGAGTTTGGTTGCATTATTATTATTGGACTTTTTCAAGAAACCGTTATTGGCATTATGGGAAAAACAGCATTATGGCAGTATATCTGATTTTATAGAAGAAATTGAACAATCTCGCGGTTGGCATTTGGATATTTATTCAAAAGCGCTTATTGACCAAATAATAGCATGTTGGAAGGACGGAGCAATTGAATTGTTATTTGCAAATGACAATACTGAATGGATAAATGAAAAAACATTAGAAGCCTATCAGGATATTAAGCATATTCGACAAACAGAATATTGGAATAAAGAACTACCGGATATAGATGATATAGATGAAGAGGATGATTGGTTTTAATATGTAAATTGAATTCGATTTTTTTTGTTAATATTATGTCGCATAAAAAATAAGAAATTATGAAATACAATTTTCAAAAGCACAATGTAGGCATAATGATTAATAGCAAAATTCTTGCTTCGATAAATCTATTTTTAATCCCGATTATTGGTAATGGAAAAATTGGATTTATTAATAAAAATGAAAAAATTATCATAAACCCTCAATTTGAAGAAATGAAAGACGAATTTTTCACAGAAGATTCTCTTGTTCGAGTAAAACGCGACTCTAAATGGGGAGTTATTGATGCTTTTGGGAAAGTTCGCATTCCTTTTAATAATCAAGAAATCAATAAGTACGGAGATGGGTTATATGAAATACGCGTAGGTCTTGGTGGGCGAGATTCCCGAGGATTAGTCGACTCTAACAACAATATAATTGTTCCAATAGGAGTATATGGCAATTTCTATTATTATAAAGAGTTTGCTATAATTATAACATTGGATAATAAATATGGTGCTATGGATAAGCATGGAGCTGTAATAGTTCCGCCTATTTATGACTCTATTGATTGGACACAAAAGACCGACCCAATATTAACAGCGAAATTGGGAGATGAAAAAATAGAGTTCAATTTAAATCTCCTGAGATAATTATTACTCACTTACTTTTCTATAATATACAAAATCTAACTGCGCAAAATCTGATGGTTAATCAAGTCGTAAAATGCACGGGCTTAATAATATTCGCAATTTGTATATTTAGAAACGCGGTTTATAGTCAAAATTTGAGTTTTACAGAAGCATTCAATTCTGCAAGAATAGAACTCGGGGAATATGGTGCTTTTGAGTACCAAGGGAGACTCTATGGAACATATTATTACGATGATTGGATAAAACTAACAAATTCTGAGAAAAGGCATATATCCCTATTGATACAAATGCGGCATAAAGTTCGAGAATTAGTAAAAAAACATTTTTCTGAATTTGGTAATATCTCAAAATATCAAGAAACCTATAATCCTGACCAAACAATTAATATTTATTTGGAAGTCTTTTCTACAAAACATGGTTCACAAACCTCTGATCGCTATTATCAAATCTATTATACAATCGACTTAACAAAAGATCGACTAAAATATTTATCAGAATATTTTGACCGGAATTCTGTTCCACAACCATACAAAGGGCAGGCTTCAACTATCTATACTGGGTGGATGCAATATTATGAACGGGATTATATTCGAGAGGCATCGGATTTGGCAAAAGAAATTCGAATGATTCTTAATCAAGGTAAAAAGTCTTGATGAAAAATTATATATTCATATTTATTGTATTACTGATGTTTAGATGTTAGATACATATTGAAAACATAAAAGCTATTTAATATATTTTATGATGACGTGTTACGAATGCAACTGTAAGGTTTGCCAGCACATTAACTGTAGTGCTATTCTGCCTCCCAATACTGGTAATGTTATTTTGCCTACCGGTATTCGAAGGGATTCTTCTGTGAATAAAGAATCGATTTTTATCACAGGCTTAATTTATGTTTTTTTGCCTATAATTTTACCTATAATTATTCTCTTGTGGTTAGTATCTTGCGGCGCAAAATATATTAGAAATTATTATTTGCTATGCTTATACACGGATTTATCCCAAAAGGAAGTGATAAAATTTTCTTTTCATATTGATAAAATACTTAGAATTAAAAAAGACAAGAATAACAGCATCCCATTTTCAACAAAGTTTAAATATGACTTATTGATGCTTATGAACGAATATCCTTTCACATGGACTCGTTATTGTGAAAGACATGAAACCATTGTCATTTCGCAACAATTTTATGTATAAAATGATTGATGCCATACAAATCTTTCTGATAGATTACGCCAATGAGAAA is a window encoding:
- a CDS encoding WG repeat-containing protein, with amino-acid sequence MKYNFQKHNVGIMINSKILASINLFLIPIIGNGKIGFINKNEKIIINPQFEEMKDEFFTEDSLVRVKRDSKWGVIDAFGKVRIPFNNQEINKYGDGLYEIRVGLGGRDSRGLVDSNNNIIVPIGVYGNFYYYKEFAIIITLDNKYGAMDKHGAVIVPPIYDSIDWTQKTDPILTAKLGDEKIEFNLNLLR